The following are encoded together in the Juglans microcarpa x Juglans regia isolate MS1-56 chromosome 2D, Jm3101_v1.0, whole genome shotgun sequence genome:
- the LOC121249067 gene encoding uncharacterized protein LOC121249067, translating to MRDCFLPPRDRSFAQKSSPNFTPSVLEIRVALPRTVINSVPTLTSSCKMVEELIPPKRSSSSLGDRYLRNAPICLCGSIARLKISNTSRNPRRPFFTCPKYNKEGKPYYNYFIWVDFEERNESPFARERELQQREEEVEKREVEVQRRENELQHARMLLCVYWAFTILISCCLLRSTSIED from the exons ATGAGAGATTGCTTCCTTCCTCCCCGAGACCGAAGCTTTGCCCAAAAGAGTAGCCCTAACTTCACTCCGTCAGTATTGGAGATTCGCG TCGCTTTGCCCAGAACTGTAATAAATTCTGTCCCAACCCTAACGTCGTCGTGCAAGATGGTGGAGGAGTTGATTCCGCCCAAAAGA TCATCATCTTCTTTGGGTGATCGTTATTTGAGAAATGCTCCAATATGTTTATGTGGGTCGATTGCACGTCTCAAAATCTCGAACACCTCAAGAAATCCAAGAAGACCTTTTTTCACTTGTCCAAAGTACAATAAGGAG GGAAAGCCATACTACAACTACTTTATATGGGTAGATTTTGAAGAACGAAATGAAAGTCCCTTTGCCAGGGAAAGAGAACTCCAGCAAAGAGAGGAAGAAGTCGAAAAGAGAGAGGTTGAAGTCCAAAGGAGAGAGAATGAACTCCAACATGCACGCATGCTACTTTGCGTATATTGGGCATTTACAATTCTAATCTCATGTTGTTTGCTACGATCAACATCAATTGAAGATTAA
- the LOC121249064 gene encoding uncharacterized protein LOC121249064 isoform X1 has translation MSGKKKEIMRLERESVIPILKPKLIMTLANLIEHNTDRAEFLKLCKRVEYTIRAWYLLQFEDLMQLYSLFDPIHEAQKLKQQKLSPEEIDVLEQNFLMYLFQVMEKSNFKLTTNEEIDVALSGQYLLNLPIRVDDSKLDKKLFKKHFADHPYENLPDFADKYIIFRRGIGIDKTTDYFFMEKVDMIIARLWRYLLRLTSAFRLEKLMKRSSGRHEKDPKNLDDISSEANGDDLFERVRLESMELSVRNLLSEITIQEPTFDRIIVVYRLASTKFKTERGIYVKHFKNIPMADMEIVLPEKKNPGLTPMDWVKFLGYAIVGLVTVFGSLKMPKADLWVNFAILSTVIGYCAKTYFTFQQNLAAYQNLITQSMYDKQLDSGKGTLLHLCDDVIQQEVSCKVKEVIISFFVLMEKGKATRQELDLWCEELIKEEFCESCNFDVDDAVQKLEKLGIIARDSVGRYYCIGLKRANEMIGTTTEELVLKARHGGGRP, from the exons ATGAGcggaaagaagaaagaaatcatGAGATTAGAGAGAGAATCCGTCATTCCGATTCTCAAACCTAAGCTCATCATGACCTTGGCCAACCTCATTG AACATAACACTGACCGGGCTGAGTTTTTGAAGCTCTGCAAAAGAGTTGAGTACACAATTCGAGCTTGGTATCTTCTACAGTTTGAGGATCTAATG CAACTGTACTCCCTTTTTGACCCCATACATGAAGCTCAGAAATTGAAGCAGCAGAAGCTATCTCCTGAAGAAATTGACGTACTAGAACAGAATTTCCTGATGTACTTATTTCAG GTGATGGAAAAGAGCAATTTCAAGTTAACAACTAATGAGGAAATCGATGTTGCACTTTCGGGGCAGTATCTTCTAAATCTTCCAATCCGGGTCGATGATTCTAAG CTTGACAAGAAGCTTTTCAAGAAACATTTTGCAGATCATCCTTATGAGAACCTTCCTGATTTTGCTGATAAG TACATTATTTTCCGGCGTGGTATTGGGATTGATAAGACAACTGACTACTTTTTTATGGAGAAAGTGGATATGATCATTGCCCGTTTATGGAGATATCTTTTGAGACTAACTAG TGCTTTCAGGCTGGAAAAGCTTATGAAAAGGTCAAGTGGAAGGCATGAGAAAGATCCGAAGAATCTAGATGATATTAGCTCTGAAGCAAATGGTGATGATCTATTTGAACGGGTCCGTCTCGAAAGTATGGAATTAAG TGTTAGGAATTTGCTGAGCGAGATTACAATCCAAGAACCTACCTTTGATAGGATAATTGTCGTCTACAG GCTAGCaagtacgaaatttaaaactgaacGAGGAATATATGTGAAGCATTTCAAAAACATTCCAATGGCCGATATGGAAATAGTTCTT CCTGAGAAGAAAAACCCGGGATTAACTCCAATGGACTGGGTCAAATTCCTTGGCTATGCTATAGTTGGGCTG GTTACAGTATTTGGCTCACTCAAAATGCCTAAAGCTGATTTATGGGTCAACTTTGCTATTCTATCCACTGTGATCGGTTATTGTGCTAAAACATACTTCAC GTTTCAGCAAAACTTGGCTGCATATCAGAACTTGATAACCCAATCCATGTATGACAAACAACTGGATAGTGGAAAGGGTACTCTTCTTCACTTGTGCGATGATGTGATTCAACAGGAAGTAAGTTGCAAG GTCAAAGAGGTgatcatttctttctttgtatTGATGGAAAAGGGCAAAGCTACAAGACAG GAACTCGATCTGTGGTGTGAGGAACTAATCAAAGAAGAGTTTTGTGAGAGCTGTAATTTTGATGTGGATGATGCAGTCCAAAAGTTGGAGAAGCTAGGGATTATTGCTCGG GATAGTGTTGGCCGGTATTACTGCATTGGACTAAAAAGAGCTAATGAAATGATTGGCACGACCACTGAGGAACTTGTCCTCAAGGCCAGACATGGTGGTGGCAGACCTTGA
- the LOC121249068 gene encoding uncharacterized protein LOC121249068, whose translation MHGYHGMMPPTFFPPFAPRPNADPYSWRNEQPTGVPFRLPIAYQIPYPGYSSNPKDMTKPSSSTRRSLFSSESNTYQDSSNVGDEFIEQEQASQLQDEVLSGAPRTDEVLSTSGVAATTDEVLNTSSVAVVTYEVLNTSGVAAVTDEILNTSGVQAATTDEVVFHGTQQSVISQVNLQHC comes from the exons ATGCATGGTTATCATGGGATGATGCCACCTACATTTTTCCCACCGTTTGCTCCTCGTCCAAATGCCGACCCTTATTCATGGAGAAACGAG CAGCCAACGGGAGTACCGTTTAGACTACCAATTGCCTATCAAATTCCCTATCCGGGATATTCAAGTAATCCTAAGGACATGACAAAACCCTCCTCGTCTACTAGGCGATCGTTGTTTTCTTCTGAAAGCAATACTTATCAGGATAGCTCAAATGTGGGAGACGAGTTCATTGAACAAGAGCAA GCAAGTCAACTTCAGGATGAGGTCTTGAGTGGCGCTCCAAGAACAGATGAGGTCTTGAGCACAAGTGGCGTTGCAGCAACAACAGATGAGGTCTTGAACACAAGTAGCGTTGCAGTAGTAACATATGAGGTCTTGAACACAAGTGGTGTTGCAGCAGTAACAGATGAGATCTTGAACACAAGTGGCGTTCAAGCAGCAACAACAGATGAGGTCGTATTTCATGGCACACAACAAAGTGTCATTAGCCAG GTGAATCTTCAACATTGTTAG
- the LOC121249064 gene encoding uncharacterized protein LOC121249064 isoform X2 codes for MSGKKKEIMRLERESVIPILKPKLIMTLANLIEHNTDRAEFLKLCKRVEYTIRAWYLLQFEDLMQLYSLFDPIHEAQKLKQQKLSPEEIDVLEQNFLMYLFQVMEKSNFKLTTNEEIDVALSGQYLLNLPIRVDDSKLDKKLFKKHFADHPYENLPDFADKYIIFRRGIGIDKTTDYFFMEKVDMIIARLWRYLLRLTSAFRLEKLMKRSSGRHEKDPKNLDDISSEANGDDLFERVRLESMELSVRNLLSEITIQEPTFDRIIVVYRLASTKFKTERGIYVKHFKNIPMADMEIVLPEKKNPGLTPMDWVKFLGYAIVGLVTVFGSLKMPKADLWVNFAILSTVIGYCAKTYFTFQQNLAAYQNLITQSMYDKQLDSGKGTLLHLCDDVIQQEVKEVIISFFVLMEKGKATRQELDLWCEELIKEEFCESCNFDVDDAVQKLEKLGIIARDSVGRYYCIGLKRANEMIGTTTEELVLKARHGGGRP; via the exons ATGAGcggaaagaagaaagaaatcatGAGATTAGAGAGAGAATCCGTCATTCCGATTCTCAAACCTAAGCTCATCATGACCTTGGCCAACCTCATTG AACATAACACTGACCGGGCTGAGTTTTTGAAGCTCTGCAAAAGAGTTGAGTACACAATTCGAGCTTGGTATCTTCTACAGTTTGAGGATCTAATG CAACTGTACTCCCTTTTTGACCCCATACATGAAGCTCAGAAATTGAAGCAGCAGAAGCTATCTCCTGAAGAAATTGACGTACTAGAACAGAATTTCCTGATGTACTTATTTCAG GTGATGGAAAAGAGCAATTTCAAGTTAACAACTAATGAGGAAATCGATGTTGCACTTTCGGGGCAGTATCTTCTAAATCTTCCAATCCGGGTCGATGATTCTAAG CTTGACAAGAAGCTTTTCAAGAAACATTTTGCAGATCATCCTTATGAGAACCTTCCTGATTTTGCTGATAAG TACATTATTTTCCGGCGTGGTATTGGGATTGATAAGACAACTGACTACTTTTTTATGGAGAAAGTGGATATGATCATTGCCCGTTTATGGAGATATCTTTTGAGACTAACTAG TGCTTTCAGGCTGGAAAAGCTTATGAAAAGGTCAAGTGGAAGGCATGAGAAAGATCCGAAGAATCTAGATGATATTAGCTCTGAAGCAAATGGTGATGATCTATTTGAACGGGTCCGTCTCGAAAGTATGGAATTAAG TGTTAGGAATTTGCTGAGCGAGATTACAATCCAAGAACCTACCTTTGATAGGATAATTGTCGTCTACAG GCTAGCaagtacgaaatttaaaactgaacGAGGAATATATGTGAAGCATTTCAAAAACATTCCAATGGCCGATATGGAAATAGTTCTT CCTGAGAAGAAAAACCCGGGATTAACTCCAATGGACTGGGTCAAATTCCTTGGCTATGCTATAGTTGGGCTG GTTACAGTATTTGGCTCACTCAAAATGCCTAAAGCTGATTTATGGGTCAACTTTGCTATTCTATCCACTGTGATCGGTTATTGTGCTAAAACATACTTCAC GTTTCAGCAAAACTTGGCTGCATATCAGAACTTGATAACCCAATCCATGTATGACAAACAACTGGATAGTGGAAAGGGTACTCTTCTTCACTTGTGCGATGATGTGATTCAACAGGAA GTCAAAGAGGTgatcatttctttctttgtatTGATGGAAAAGGGCAAAGCTACAAGACAG GAACTCGATCTGTGGTGTGAGGAACTAATCAAAGAAGAGTTTTGTGAGAGCTGTAATTTTGATGTGGATGATGCAGTCCAAAAGTTGGAGAAGCTAGGGATTATTGCTCGG GATAGTGTTGGCCGGTATTACTGCATTGGACTAAAAAGAGCTAATGAAATGATTGGCACGACCACTGAGGAACTTGTCCTCAAGGCCAGACATGGTGGTGGCAGACCTTGA